Within Bacteroidota bacterium, the genomic segment CGCCTCCCAGAACGGCCCGCGCTTCTGCAGCTGGAAGTACGTCGCCTGGTTGTCCATCGGGACCCCGGAGGGCAGTCGGTTCGTGTGCTCGACGCTCAGCGCGCGGGTGTAGCTGCGGAGCACCGCGTCGATCGTGTCCGGCGAGGCGACCCGGATCATCTGCGGAAGCTCCTGGGCCAGCCGCGCCTCGGGGAGGTCGTCGCTGCGGACGAGGAGGAAGAACTGCGCCTCGTCGAGCAGCCGGCCGTCGGGCTGGGCGACGTAGAGGTTCTCGCGCTCCTCGCGGAGCGGGACGCGGGCGTAGTTGGCTTTCGGAGCCGCCCCTCCCAGCAACTCCATTAGGATGGCGTCGAGCGCGTTGAAGCAGGTGGTGAGGTCGGCGTGGGCGTAGACCGGGTAGTCGCGTGGGGCCGTCGAGGCACCAGGAGTGAAGGCGGCGAGGTGGCCGGCGAGGGCGAGGAGGGTCGTGTAGAGCGCCTCCGGGTGGGCGTCGCCCCTGGCGTGGTGGTGGTTGAGGAGAGGGACGTAGGTGCTCATGGCGAGGTTCAGCCCCAGCACGGTCAGGTCGGCGGGCGAGAGCTCGCGCTGCTGGGTCACGCCGCGCCACCGGTCAGCCAGGGTCGTGCTGCGGGCGACGAGGAGTTCGAGCAGGCGGCGCGCGAACTGGTTCAGCCGCGCCGAGGCCCCGGTACGGAGGCAGGTCGGGATGAACGTCTCGCGGAGCGCGAACAGGCCGGTCTCGCGGCGATGCACTTCGGCGACGGGGAGCACCGTGAACTCAGGCAGCGCCTCGGTCCCGAACCCGATCCTGAACCTCGGCTGTGCTACCTCGACGGTGCGCTCGTCGGCCCCCGTGGTGTCGTCGGGGAGCGAGACCGGGGTCGCGGCGAAGCGCGTCTCGCGGCTCGCGGCTCCGTTGCGGGCCACGTTGCCGCCGCCCGGGCGCTCCGCCGGAATCGCGAGGACGACCGAGAGCGCGTCGCCGGTGGCGGCGAAGTGCTCGCCCAGGCTGCGCGGCTCCGGGAG encodes:
- the tssK gene encoding type VI secretion system baseplate subunit TssK produces the protein MAQDRGKTVWYEGMTLDPHHLQQWDRYHQGVVHARVGALTRHGWGLTELALDEERLANGEVALLRCAGVMPDGLPFSLPDEGPLPEPRSLGEHFAATGDALSVVLAIPAERPGGGNVARNGAASRETRFAATPVSLPDDTTGADERTVEVAQPRFRIGFGTEALPEFTVLPVAEVHRRETGLFALRETFIPTCLRTGASARLNQFARRLLELLVARSTTLADRWRGVTQQRELSPADLTVLGLNLAMSTYVPLLNHHHARGDAHPEALYTTLLALAGHLAAFTPGASTAPRDYPVYAHADLTTCFNALDAILMELLGGAAPKANYARVPLREERENLYVAQPDGRLLDEAQFFLLVRSDDLPEARLAQELPQMIRVASPDTIDAVLRSYTRALSVEHTNRLPSGVPMDNQATYFQLQKRGPFWEAIQASGGLAIFVPAEFGQLHMELIAT